CATCATCGAGATGAAGCGGTCAAACAGGTACGAGACGTCGGTCGGGCCGGGCGACGCTTCCGGGTGGCCCTGGAAGCAGAACGCCGGCGTGTCGGTGCGGGCGAAGCCCTGCAGCGAACCGTCGAACAGCGACACGTGCGTCACGCGGCAATTCTCCGGCAGGGTCGCCGCGTCGACGGCGAAGCCGTGGTTCTGCGACGTGATCAGGACCTGCTTCGAATCGAGGTCCTGCACCGGGTGGTTGGCGCCATGGTGGCCGAACTTCATCTTCAGGGTCTTCGCGCCGGACGCCAGCGCCATGATCTGGTGGCCCAGGCAGATGCCGAAGGTCGGGATCTTCTTGTCCATCAGCTCGCGCGTCGCCTTGATCGCGTAGTCGCACGGTTCCGGGTCGCCGGGACCGTTGGCCAGGAAGATGCCGTCCGGGTTCAGCGCCAGCGCATCGGCAGCCGTCGACTGGGCCGGCAGCACCGTCACCTTGCAGCCGCGCGAGGCCAGCATGCGCAGGATGTTGCGCTTGACGCCGTAGTCGAATGCGACGACGTGGAAACGCGGGTTCTCGACCTTGCCGTAGCCCTCGCCCAGTTGCCATTCGGTTTCCGTGAATTCGTACGGCGCCTTGGTCGTCACGACCTTGGCCAGGTCCATGCCGGCCAGGCCGGGGAACGAACGGGCCAGCTCGACGGCCTGCTGCACGGACGGCTCGTTGCCCAGCGTACCGGTCAGGATGGCACCGGCCTGCGCGCCTTTTTCGCGCAGCAGGCGCGTCAGCTTGCGGGTATCGATGCCGGCGATCGCCACGACGTTCTCGGCTTTCAGGTAGTCGGCCAGCGACTGGGTAGAGCGGAAATTCGATGCCAGCAGCGGCAGGTCACGGATGATGAGGCCGGCGGCGTGGACTTTGGTGGCTTCGACGTCTTCGGCATTGATGCCGTAGTTGCCGATGTGCGGATAGGTCAGGGTGACGATCTGGCGGGAATAGCTGGGATCGGTCAGGATTTCCTGGTAACCGGTGATCGAGGTATTGAACACGACTTCGCCCGTCGTGTGACCGGTGGCACCGATCGAAATACCTTTGAAGATGGTTCCGTCGGCAAGAGCCAGGATGGCTGGAACGGCTGGGCCTGAAAAAAACGGCGGCAAGGGCAACTCCTGTAAAGTTACCGTAGCAGCGCCACGTCAGACGACCCACATAAAAAATGAGCCGGGCGATGCCTGGCTTGGGGTCAGATGAGAATGGATGGAAGAGGTAGGCGCTACGACGGATATGAATTGGCTAAACCTTTGAATTGTAACTCAAAGGAGGTGTTTCGGCAATGCGTGCCGATGTTGGCGATGGCACCGCCGCCCCGCGCCGGCTTGCCTCGGCACTCGCTACCCGGCTCCGGCGTTGCGCTAACGGCCGGCGCACGATTTTAATGTTGCGATCGTGACAATTCGATAGAAATGGACGGCTGTCGAGGTGTTATCTTGACAACCATCCCGCCGTCACGGCCGCCGGGAAGGCCGCACCCCTGCCGTGCACCCACCGGAGAACCGAATGACACTGAAGCAAGCGCTGCTGGGCGTTGCCCTGCTGGCGGTATCGGCTGCGCACGCAGCCACCACGATCGAGGCCGACGGCTTTCGCCTCGCCCACGTCGACACCCTCTACCCGTTCGACATGACCATCCTGTCGGCCGTCGGTGGCGAGGTGCGCATCGCCGTGCACGGCTGGCAACCGCAAATCAACCCGGCGTGGGTGGTCGCGGCCGACGAACTGCCGCAGACCGAGTGGGACATCGGCGGCGGCCTGCTGCAAGCCAGCGTCACCGCCGGCTATCGCATCACGTCGATGACGCTCGCTGGCACCGTCACCGGCGCCCTGGAAACGGCGGCACTGGACAGCCAGTGCGGCAGCGCGCAACTCGCCTGCGCGCGCGGCACGGCCGCCAACCAGGCCACCGTCGACATGTCGGTGCTGCGGAACGGCACGGCGACCGGGCCGACCCTGTGG
This is a stretch of genomic DNA from Pseudoduganella chitinolytica. It encodes these proteins:
- the carA gene encoding glutamine-hydrolyzing carbamoyl-phosphate synthase small subunit — its product is MPPFFSGPAVPAILALADGTIFKGISIGATGHTTGEVVFNTSITGYQEILTDPSYSRQIVTLTYPHIGNYGINAEDVEATKVHAAGLIIRDLPLLASNFRSTQSLADYLKAENVVAIAGIDTRKLTRLLREKGAQAGAILTGTLGNEPSVQQAVELARSFPGLAGMDLAKVVTTKAPYEFTETEWQLGEGYGKVENPRFHVVAFDYGVKRNILRMLASRGCKVTVLPAQSTAADALALNPDGIFLANGPGDPEPCDYAIKATRELMDKKIPTFGICLGHQIMALASGAKTLKMKFGHHGANHPVQDLDSKQVLITSQNHGFAVDAATLPENCRVTHVSLFDGSLQGFARTDTPAFCFQGHPEASPGPTDVSYLFDRFISMMEAAEKK
- a CDS encoding PEP-CTERM sorting domain-containing protein encodes the protein MTLKQALLGVALLAVSAAHAATTIEADGFRLAHVDTLYPFDMTILSAVGGEVRIAVHGWQPQINPAWVVAADELPQTEWDIGGGLLQASVTAGYRITSMTLAGTVTGALETAALDSQCGSAQLACARGTAANQATVDMSVLRNGTATGPTLWRLDDAQGTYSYSLTANQPLTGEFELAVGTYGVAFASAGVEDRLGDISYVPSRASLGFGDMILTVQVAPVPEPGTYAMLLGGLGLLGVAARRRQR